One Rhizobium sp. 9140 genomic region harbors:
- a CDS encoding iron chelate uptake ABC transporter family permease subunit, giving the protein MHKRRLVLLSVLAVVSVAAFLTLGLRGNLAFVLQIRAVKLLALVQVAVSVALSTVLFQTVTANRILTPSIMGLDALYLFGQALLVFLLGGLGYAAIGGGWKFAAEVLIMIALAAVLLRPLLTARLDMSLLLLTGVTIGLLFRSLSQLLFRLLDPNAFAVVQAASFANFNALRADLTIIGSVVTFAAAALCWHQRHRLDVVALGREAAIGLGIDWSRTAALLLLIVALLVAVSTALVGPVAFFGLLVAALAERILGTRRHAVILPAAALVAIILLVGGQTIFQHLLGSASTLGVVIEFAGGIAFLLLLYLGSRT; this is encoded by the coding sequence ATGCATAAGCGCCGCCTCGTTCTTCTGAGCGTCCTAGCGGTTGTCTCGGTCGCGGCCTTCCTGACCCTCGGCCTGCGAGGAAACCTTGCCTTCGTGCTGCAGATCCGTGCGGTAAAGCTGCTCGCGCTCGTGCAGGTGGCCGTGTCCGTGGCGCTGTCCACCGTCCTGTTCCAGACCGTTACCGCCAACCGGATCCTCACGCCCTCCATCATGGGGCTCGATGCGCTCTATCTTTTCGGACAGGCGCTTCTCGTTTTTCTCCTCGGTGGCCTCGGCTATGCGGCGATCGGGGGCGGCTGGAAGTTTGCGGCCGAAGTCCTCATCATGATCGCTCTTGCCGCCGTCCTGTTGCGTCCCCTGCTGACCGCGCGTCTCGACATGAGCCTCCTGCTTCTGACAGGCGTCACCATCGGCCTTCTTTTCCGCAGCCTGTCGCAGCTCCTGTTCCGCCTGCTCGATCCCAACGCCTTCGCCGTGGTGCAGGCGGCGAGCTTTGCCAATTTCAATGCCCTGCGCGCCGACCTCACCATCATCGGCAGTGTCGTAACCTTCGCCGCCGCGGCTCTTTGCTGGCACCAGCGGCACAGGCTCGATGTCGTGGCACTCGGCCGCGAAGCCGCCATCGGGCTCGGTATCGACTGGTCGCGGACAGCCGCGCTCCTGCTCCTCATCGTCGCGCTTCTGGTCGCGGTGTCCACCGCCCTCGTCGGGCCGGTCGCCTTCTTCGGCCTGCTCGTGGCGGCCCTTGCCGAGCGTATCCTCGGCACAAGGCGGCATGCCGTCATCCTGCCCGCCGCCGCTCTCGTCGCGATCATCCTTCTGGTCGGTGGCCAGACGATCTTCCAGCATCTGCTGGGCAGCGCCTCGACGCTCGGCGTCGTCATCGAATTCGCCGGCGGTATCGCCTTTCTTCTGCTGCTGTATCTGGGAAGCCGGACGTGA
- a CDS encoding siderophore ABC transporter substrate-binding protein produces the protein MLLPAGLVRATDIQTAAGIVPVAERPGKIAVFDIAAVDTLDSIGVDIAGLPSNLYLPELQALVRKAVSVGTIFEPDLEALSALQPDLIILGGRSSPKRAATEQVAPTIDMTMDGDDLLDQAKGRLAAYGALFGKQAEAGKVEAELDAAVARAKAAVAGKGRALIIMTNGPKVTAYGMGSRFGWLHRSLDLTPAVADVDTAIHGEAVSFEFIRAANPDWLLVIDRAAAIGSQDQNARATLDNALVAKTTAWTKGQVIYLPAGDFYIAAGGTRSMIRVFDAITQGFTKAP, from the coding sequence ATGCTGTTGCCGGCCGGGCTCGTCCGGGCGACCGATATCCAGACGGCAGCGGGCATTGTGCCGGTTGCAGAGCGTCCCGGCAAAATCGCCGTGTTCGACATTGCGGCCGTCGATACGCTCGACAGCATCGGCGTCGACATCGCCGGCCTTCCGAGCAATCTCTATCTGCCGGAGCTGCAGGCGCTTGTACGAAAGGCCGTTTCCGTCGGCACGATCTTCGAGCCCGATCTCGAGGCCCTGAGCGCGCTGCAACCGGATCTCATCATCCTCGGCGGCCGCTCGTCACCGAAACGCGCAGCGACCGAGCAGGTCGCGCCGACCATCGACATGACGATGGACGGCGACGATCTTCTCGATCAGGCGAAGGGGCGGCTGGCCGCCTATGGCGCTCTTTTCGGCAAGCAGGCGGAAGCCGGCAAGGTCGAGGCAGAACTGGATGCGGCCGTGGCGCGGGCGAAAGCGGCCGTTGCGGGCAAGGGCCGGGCGCTGATCATCATGACCAACGGCCCCAAGGTCACCGCCTATGGCATGGGCTCGCGGTTCGGCTGGCTCCACAGGTCGCTCGACCTCACCCCGGCGGTGGCCGACGTCGATACCGCCATTCACGGGGAAGCCGTCTCCTTCGAGTTCATCCGCGCCGCCAATCCGGACTGGCTCCTCGTGATCGACCGGGCAGCGGCCATCGGCTCGCAGGACCAGAACGCGCGGGCGACGCTCGACAATGCGCTTGTCGCCAAGACGACGGCGTGGACGAAGGGCCAGGTCATCTACCTGCCGGCCGGCGATTTCTACATCGCCGCCGGCGGTACGCGATCGATGATCCGGGTTTTCGACGCGATCACACAGGGCTTTACGAAGGCCCCATGA
- a CDS encoding TetR/AcrR family transcriptional regulator — MARTRAETMEENRARLIAAGRRAFADKGYAAASMDELTAEVGLTRGALYHNFGDKKGLLAAVVDQIDGEMAARAQAIGAGMEDAWAGLLAEGTAYIEMSLDPDVQRIVLLDGPAVLGDPSKWPSQDSCLQVTQRAIERLIGDGIVKPVDPEAAARLLSGAALNAALWVAASGDAARVLPKAIEAFQSLATGLLAEPR, encoded by the coding sequence ATGGCGAGAACACGGGCGGAAACGATGGAGGAAAACCGGGCGAGGCTGATCGCGGCCGGGCGCCGCGCCTTTGCCGACAAGGGTTATGCGGCCGCCTCCATGGATGAGCTGACGGCGGAAGTGGGGCTGACGCGGGGTGCGCTCTATCACAATTTTGGCGACAAGAAGGGGCTGCTGGCCGCCGTCGTCGACCAGATCGACGGCGAGATGGCCGCGCGCGCGCAGGCGATCGGCGCTGGAATGGAAGATGCATGGGCCGGTCTTCTGGCGGAAGGGACGGCCTATATCGAGATGTCGCTCGACCCGGACGTGCAGCGCATCGTGCTTCTCGATGGGCCGGCCGTGCTAGGCGACCCCTCGAAATGGCCGAGCCAGGACAGCTGCCTCCAGGTTACGCAGCGCGCGATCGAGCGACTGATCGGGGACGGCATCGTCAAGCCGGTCGATCCGGAGGCCGCCGCCCGGCTTCTCAGCGGCGCCGCCCTGAACGCTGCCCTTTGGGTTGCCGCCAGCGGCGATGCGGCGCGTGTGTTGCCAAAGGCGATCGAGGCGTTTCAGTCGCTGGCGACCGGGCTTCTGGCCGAGCCGCGATAA
- a CDS encoding FecR family protein, with the protein MKTNPPFPEATLGEATDWFLELRNCPDCLETQAAFQQWLSASEENAAAWRQVEKTWALLGETRPVHAAGWERAETGTAAVVPFTTNRSEPRRNRLASAALSAAAACAVAFLAGPALLLHLRADEVTASGESRRVVLADGTTVDMSGGTAFAVAIDQQARHVELLKGEAFFDVTHDAGRPFTVDANGVTVAVLGTAFDLQTGDQDTTVELARGSVAISYAGQNQRSMFELSPGETAAIDRETGTATRGKADIEEMGAWRSGRLSVENVTIASAIERIQRYHPAWITIADGTLGSLRVTGLYDLRDPDRALDALVRPFGGKVRAVTPYARIVSRY; encoded by the coding sequence GTGAAAACGAACCCACCTTTTCCGGAAGCAACGCTCGGCGAAGCCACGGACTGGTTCCTGGAGCTGCGGAACTGTCCTGATTGTCTCGAGACGCAGGCCGCCTTCCAACAGTGGCTGTCGGCGTCCGAGGAGAACGCGGCTGCTTGGCGCCAGGTGGAGAAGACGTGGGCTCTGCTCGGCGAAACTCGCCCGGTTCACGCGGCAGGCTGGGAGAGGGCTGAAACCGGCACGGCGGCGGTCGTGCCTTTCACCACGAACCGGTCCGAACCGCGTCGAAACCGGCTGGCCAGCGCCGCCCTCTCGGCCGCAGCGGCTTGCGCCGTGGCATTTCTGGCGGGGCCTGCTCTTCTCCTGCATCTGCGCGCCGACGAAGTGACGGCGTCGGGAGAAAGCCGGCGCGTTGTGCTTGCCGATGGAACGACCGTGGATATGAGCGGTGGAACGGCCTTTGCCGTAGCGATCGACCAGCAGGCGCGCCATGTCGAACTGCTGAAGGGCGAGGCCTTCTTCGACGTCACGCATGATGCGGGCCGGCCTTTCACCGTCGATGCCAACGGCGTCACCGTGGCGGTTCTCGGCACCGCCTTCGATCTGCAGACCGGGGATCAGGATACGACCGTGGAGCTTGCGCGCGGATCGGTCGCCATCTCCTATGCCGGGCAGAACCAGCGCAGCATGTTCGAACTCTCCCCCGGTGAGACCGCAGCGATCGACCGTGAGACCGGAACGGCGACCCGGGGAAAGGCCGACATCGAGGAGATGGGTGCCTGGCGAAGCGGCAGGCTCTCCGTCGAAAACGTCACCATCGCCAGCGCCATCGAGCGCATCCAGCGCTATCACCCGGCCTGGATCACGATCGCGGACGGTACGCTCGGCTCTCTCCGTGTGACCGGCCTCTACGATCTGCGCGATCCCGATCGGGCGCTGGATGCGCTGGTCCGTCCCTTTGGCGGCAAGGTGCGGGCCGTCACGCCCTATGCCCGCATCGTCTCGCGTTACTGA
- a CDS encoding DMT family transporter translates to MTIKTRGYLYVLLAITIFAGQDAFSKLLGEKYPPIMVVMVRFWAFAVFVMVMAAFAPGGLRRAFMTRRPVLQVFRGVLLVGEVVIVVFAFITAGLAMSQSILQATPLIVTVLSVPLLGEKVGWRRGLAVVAGLLGVLVILNPLSVAFDLRLLVPLVAAFMYGFYSIATRAVSRDDSAVTSVLYAGVFGALAATLVGPFYWTPIAPADWPAMIALCICGATSHYFLIKAYGLLTAVEVQPLTYLQLVLSGGVAVLFFGETVTVNMIVGALIVVGAGLFTVWREHRVGLR, encoded by the coding sequence ATGACAATCAAGACACGCGGTTACCTCTATGTCCTCCTCGCCATCACCATCTTTGCGGGGCAGGATGCGTTCTCCAAGCTGCTCGGGGAAAAGTACCCGCCCATCATGGTCGTCATGGTGCGTTTCTGGGCCTTTGCCGTGTTCGTCATGGTCATGGCGGCGTTTGCACCGGGAGGGCTGAGACGGGCCTTCATGACGCGGCGGCCGGTTTTGCAGGTGTTCCGTGGCGTGCTGCTGGTCGGCGAGGTCGTCATCGTCGTCTTCGCCTTTATCACCGCCGGTCTCGCCATGAGCCAGTCCATCCTTCAGGCGACGCCGCTGATCGTGACCGTGCTGTCCGTGCCGCTTCTGGGCGAGAAAGTCGGTTGGCGGCGCGGCCTTGCGGTGGTCGCAGGCCTCTTGGGCGTGCTCGTCATTCTTAATCCGCTGTCGGTCGCATTCGATCTTCGCCTGCTCGTGCCGCTCGTCGCCGCTTTCATGTACGGCTTCTACAGCATCGCGACCCGGGCGGTGAGCCGGGACGATTCCGCCGTGACGAGCGTTCTCTATGCCGGCGTCTTCGGCGCACTGGCGGCAACGCTCGTCGGCCCGTTCTACTGGACGCCGATCGCGCCGGCCGACTGGCCCGCCATGATCGCGCTCTGCATCTGCGGCGCCACCAGCCATTATTTCCTGATCAAAGCCTATGGCCTGCTGACGGCCGTCGAGGTGCAGCCCCTGACCTACCTGCAGCTTGTGCTCAGCGGCGGCGTCGCGGTCCTGTTCTTCGGCGAAACCGTGACGGTCAACATGATCGTCGGCGCCCTCATCGTCGTCGGTGCCGGGCTCTTTACCGTCTGGCGCGAACACCGCGTCGGTTTGCGGTAG
- a CDS encoding MFS transporter, which translates to MSKRSFLTTLAFLAFISLGLPDGLLGVSWPSIRADFTLPLDRLGLLVAVTTAGYLAASFMSGAVLRRVPVGMVLALSTLAAAIGLLGFALTPAWPLMIALGFLAGLGGGAVDAGLNAYGARHFSPQILNWLHAFFGLGTTIGPLLVSGVLGSGLVWQVSYAIVGSAQLVLAATFFLTRSRWEEVAEIGHDVAEELPAAPVSETLQKPVVWFGMLVFFVYCGIEVTAAQWSYTLLTLGRGFSETNAGLVIGLFWGSLTIGRIGFGFIANRVPLLKTLRICILAAALGALLFWLAPMPALGVLGLMMIGFFFAPIFASLISLTPGRVGREHANSAIGFQIAAAGLGGAVVTALTGLMTRSLGLEVIGIVVFAATVLLLVLYELFTRERRP; encoded by the coding sequence ATGTCGAAACGCAGTTTTCTCACGACGCTGGCCTTCCTCGCCTTCATCAGTCTCGGGCTTCCCGATGGTCTTCTCGGCGTGTCCTGGCCGTCGATCCGCGCGGATTTCACGTTGCCGCTCGACCGGCTCGGGCTTTTGGTCGCGGTCACCACGGCCGGCTATCTCGCGGCGAGTTTCATGAGCGGCGCGGTGCTGCGGCGCGTGCCGGTCGGCATGGTGCTGGCGCTGTCAACGCTCGCCGCCGCCATTGGCCTGCTCGGCTTCGCGCTCACGCCGGCCTGGCCGCTGATGATTGCGCTCGGTTTCCTCGCCGGGCTCGGTGGTGGCGCGGTCGATGCAGGGCTGAACGCTTATGGCGCGCGCCATTTCAGCCCACAGATCCTCAACTGGCTGCATGCTTTCTTCGGCCTCGGCACCACCATCGGGCCGCTGCTCGTCTCCGGCGTGCTCGGATCAGGGCTCGTCTGGCAGGTAAGCTACGCGATTGTCGGAAGCGCGCAGCTGGTCCTGGCCGCCACGTTCTTCCTCACCCGGTCGCGCTGGGAGGAGGTGGCGGAGATCGGCCACGACGTCGCGGAGGAGCTGCCCGCAGCGCCGGTCTCGGAGACCCTGCAAAAGCCGGTCGTCTGGTTCGGCATGCTCGTCTTCTTCGTCTATTGCGGCATCGAGGTGACGGCGGCACAGTGGAGCTACACGCTGCTGACGCTCGGGCGCGGCTTTTCGGAAACCAATGCCGGCCTCGTGATCGGCCTCTTCTGGGGCAGCCTCACCATAGGGCGCATCGGTTTCGGCTTCATCGCCAACCGGGTGCCCCTTCTTAAGACGCTGCGGATCTGCATTCTCGCCGCAGCGCTCGGCGCGCTCCTGTTCTGGCTTGCCCCGATGCCGGCGCTCGGCGTGCTCGGCCTGATGATGATCGGCTTTTTTTTCGCCCCCATCTTCGCCTCGCTGATCAGCCTGACGCCCGGGCGCGTCGGACGCGAGCACGCCAACAGCGCGATCGGCTTTCAGATCGCCGCCGCCGGCCTCGGCGGCGCCGTGGTCACGGCCCTCACGGGCCTGATGACCCGCTCTCTCGGCCTTGAGGTCATCGGCATCGTGGTGTTTGCCGCCACAGTGCTGCTGCTCGTGCTTTATGAGCTCTTCACCCGGGAGAGGCGGCCTTAA
- a CDS encoding DUF6180 family protein, with amino-acid sequence MKAVTLSLAALGFIGLPAASQAADQDFTLTYHVERIPAAKLSIDTCGSIVSDVAEKAVLGVALQSFPGQLVTVQGGTSGSGTFVVQCIAVDATTVAVVQGFDYQSTKGPLGDAADQMFAALKAEAE; translated from the coding sequence ATGAAAGCTGTCACCCTGTCGCTTGCCGCTCTCGGGTTCATCGGTCTGCCCGCAGCGTCACAGGCTGCCGACCAGGATTTTACGTTGACCTACCATGTCGAGCGCATTCCAGCGGCAAAGCTCAGCATCGACACCTGTGGTAGCATCGTCTCCGACGTTGCGGAAAAGGCGGTCCTCGGCGTCGCTCTCCAGAGCTTCCCGGGCCAGCTCGTTACCGTTCAGGGTGGTACATCTGGCAGCGGCACCTTCGTCGTGCAGTGCATCGCGGTCGATGCAACGACGGTGGCCGTGGTGCAGGGGTTCGACTACCAGAGCACGAAGGGTCCTCTGGGCGATGCCGCCGACCAGATGTTCGCGGCGTTGAAAGCGGAGGCAGAGTAG
- a CDS encoding DUF2218 domain-containing protein, which yields MLEATSRFETNEGQKYLVQLCKHFAHKIEVDQVGDRGELRFSCGTGFLAASNEGLDIRVRSPDDRSLGETKAVIESHLMRFAFREPSGPLLWTPAA from the coding sequence ATGCTCGAAGCAACAAGCCGGTTTGAAACGAACGAGGGGCAGAAGTACCTCGTGCAGTTGTGCAAACATTTCGCCCACAAGATCGAGGTCGACCAAGTGGGCGACCGGGGCGAACTGCGGTTCTCCTGCGGCACGGGTTTTCTCGCGGCAAGCAACGAGGGGCTCGACATCCGCGTTCGCTCTCCCGACGATCGGAGCCTCGGCGAGACGAAGGCCGTGATCGAGAGCCATCTTATGCGTTTCGCCTTTCGCGAACCGTCCGGCCCGCTCCTGTGGACACCCGCAGCGTGA
- a CDS encoding iron ABC transporter ATP-binding protein yields the protein MILIEDLSLAHGSTPILRDINLTIDRGGIVALVGPNGAGKSSLLSLIARLRPLQTGRVVIDGLSVTTTPGRELARRMAILRQDGIFAGRLTVRELVSLGRFPHNQGRSTPQDRVRVEEALAQFGVADLAERFLETLSGGQRQRALVAMTFCQGTDYLLLDEPLNNLDMFHARHLMQSLRRMADEEERTAIIVLHDINQAAAYADRIIAMRDGRVVADGTPQDVLTPDTLAEIFGYRMQVTQIGGKPLVLHHL from the coding sequence GTGATCCTCATCGAAGACCTATCCCTTGCCCATGGCAGCACGCCGATACTCAGGGACATCAACCTGACGATCGATCGCGGCGGCATCGTTGCACTCGTCGGGCCGAACGGTGCGGGAAAGTCGAGCCTCCTGTCGCTGATCGCGCGCCTGCGCCCTCTACAGACCGGCCGCGTCGTCATCGACGGTCTTTCGGTGACGACGACGCCCGGCCGGGAGCTTGCCCGACGGATGGCAATCCTGCGCCAGGACGGGATATTCGCCGGCCGCCTGACCGTGCGCGAACTCGTGAGCCTCGGCCGCTTTCCCCACAATCAGGGCCGCTCGACGCCGCAGGACAGGGTGCGCGTCGAGGAGGCACTGGCGCAGTTCGGCGTGGCGGATCTCGCCGAACGATTTCTCGAGACGCTGTCGGGCGGTCAACGCCAGCGCGCCCTTGTCGCCATGACCTTCTGCCAGGGCACGGACTACCTGCTGCTCGACGAGCCGCTCAACAACCTCGACATGTTCCATGCGCGCCACCTGATGCAGAGCCTGCGGCGCATGGCGGACGAGGAAGAGCGCACGGCCATCATCGTCCTCCACGACATCAATCAGGCCGCCGCCTATGCCGACCGGATCATCGCGATGCGGGACGGCCGTGTCGTCGCGGACGGCACGCCGCAGGACGTGCTGACGCCCGACACGCTTGCCGAGATCTTCGGCTACCGCATGCAGGTGACGCAGATCGGGGGGAAACCCCTCGTGCTGCACCACCTGTGA
- a CDS encoding ArsR/SmtB family transcription factor codes for MTPDIAPIPHLNLPHPERGDLKLTQVLFALSDPERLAIVRQLASGTLDMAQCHLSDASTPKSTKSHLMKVLREAGIIRNAASGRGRRLTLRRQDLDARFPGLLACVLASGLVDTADGAP; via the coding sequence ATGACGCCCGATATCGCTCCCATCCCGCATTTGAACCTCCCCCATCCCGAACGGGGTGACCTGAAGCTGACGCAGGTGCTCTTTGCGCTGAGCGATCCGGAGCGACTGGCGATCGTGCGGCAGCTGGCTTCCGGCACGCTCGATATGGCGCAATGCCATCTTTCCGATGCCTCGACGCCGAAATCGACCAAGTCGCATCTTATGAAGGTGCTGCGCGAGGCCGGCATCATCCGCAACGCGGCGTCCGGCCGGGGAAGGCGCCTGACGCTGCGTCGGCAGGATCTCGATGCACGGTTTCCCGGCCTGCTGGCCTGTGTGCTGGCCTCCGGGCTTGTCGACACCGCCGACGGGGCGCCGTGA
- a CDS encoding TonB-dependent receptor domain-containing protein, with the protein MRSPICRQKVADLKVSSLRLFSLLATTAMVGLVPFAAAEGSPVAAQTAEARHAFSIAAQPLSQALKTFARQSGLQITLAAETSRGVEARPVSGQLTARQALAELLAGTGISYDIAEGTATVGRLRGADTDGGIVAGNGATLLAPITVFGVGTTGPGQIIISSQELEQKNPASIADVFKGEPGVSVGSSLPMSQKVYVHGIEETNLAVTIDGSRQNNKVFHHTATNLIDPSLLKTVNVDAGIAPADAGPGALGGAIAYVTKDARDLLGGGGYGGFVSSSYNFNSDTVVTGLSGYAMEDGLEALGTFTFGRGKEFHAGNGDEVLGTGTDLISGIGKLAYTFDSGDRISISHDRLRDDAERPFRANAGFIEGRPPWEPRVRDYALERQNTVFTYTDSTPEGWWDPKVILAYSRTSVETKIYLRPTLNIPPYDGVGETGSLNGKIQNTFALANGNIVAGIDVYNDKGELDDLFDSATEKARDIGIYAQARIEPWEKTRLSLGARGDQQWFTGTTGETWDRSGLSGNISGEYDLIEDVLTAKAGYSRVWAGIPLAENFIMNPNWDYGDGPDPVRSNNANLGLAATFNDVTIEGSIFRTTIDNARAPRYALPLGVQQRDVTSKGFEIGAGYSWDASSVKVKYADIDVEIDGQPADSELGSYLAAPAGQIITLTAIHTFVDLGVTVGADAELALDDDNVAPGSRPYEGYQVFNAFLEYKPPTRPNLTLRADIKNVFGERYADRATYGQEFDTVTPLYEQGRALILTAKATF; encoded by the coding sequence ATGCGTTCGCCGATATGCCGACAGAAAGTCGCAGATCTGAAGGTCAGCAGCCTCAGGCTTTTCAGCCTGCTTGCCACGACTGCGATGGTGGGGCTGGTTCCCTTTGCAGCGGCAGAGGGATCGCCGGTCGCGGCGCAGACGGCCGAGGCGAGGCATGCGTTTTCCATTGCCGCGCAGCCGCTGTCTCAAGCTTTGAAGACCTTCGCCCGGCAATCTGGCCTGCAGATCACGCTGGCGGCGGAGACGTCGCGTGGCGTTGAGGCCCGTCCCGTCAGCGGACAGCTAACCGCGCGGCAGGCGCTGGCCGAGCTGCTTGCCGGCACCGGCATTTCCTACGACATCGCAGAGGGCACCGCGACCGTGGGTAGGCTTCGCGGTGCAGACACCGATGGCGGCATCGTCGCGGGCAACGGTGCGACGCTCCTTGCGCCAATCACCGTCTTTGGCGTCGGCACGACCGGCCCTGGCCAGATCATCATTTCGAGCCAGGAGCTGGAACAGAAGAACCCGGCCAGTATTGCCGATGTCTTCAAGGGCGAGCCGGGCGTCTCGGTCGGCAGCTCGCTTCCCATGTCGCAGAAGGTTTATGTCCACGGCATCGAGGAAACCAATCTGGCCGTGACCATCGATGGCAGCCGGCAGAACAACAAGGTCTTTCATCACACGGCCACCAACCTCATAGATCCCAGCCTTCTCAAGACCGTCAACGTCGATGCGGGCATTGCGCCGGCCGATGCAGGGCCGGGGGCGCTTGGCGGCGCCATCGCCTATGTGACGAAGGATGCGCGCGACCTTCTCGGCGGCGGCGGTTATGGCGGCTTCGTCAGCTCCAGCTACAATTTCAACAGCGATACGGTGGTCACGGGGCTCTCGGGCTATGCCATGGAGGATGGGCTGGAGGCGCTCGGCACGTTCACCTTTGGCAGAGGAAAGGAATTCCATGCCGGGAATGGCGACGAGGTGCTCGGCACCGGCACGGACCTGATCAGCGGCATCGGCAAGCTAGCCTACACGTTCGACAGCGGTGACCGGATCTCGATCAGCCATGATCGGCTCCGCGACGATGCCGAACGACCCTTCCGCGCCAATGCAGGTTTTATCGAAGGCCGCCCGCCATGGGAGCCGCGGGTTCGCGACTACGCCCTGGAGCGGCAGAACACGGTCTTCACCTATACCGACAGCACGCCGGAAGGCTGGTGGGACCCGAAGGTCATTCTGGCCTATAGCCGCACAAGCGTGGAAACGAAGATTTATCTCCGGCCCACGCTCAATATTCCGCCCTATGACGGGGTCGGCGAGACCGGCAGCCTCAACGGCAAGATCCAGAACACCTTCGCGCTCGCCAACGGCAATATCGTCGCCGGCATTGACGTCTACAACGACAAGGGGGAGCTCGATGATCTCTTCGATTCCGCGACGGAGAAAGCACGCGACATCGGCATCTATGCCCAAGCGCGCATCGAGCCGTGGGAGAAAACCCGCCTTTCGCTGGGCGCACGCGGCGACCAGCAATGGTTTACCGGCACGACGGGCGAGACATGGGATCGCTCCGGTCTCAGCGGCAATATCTCCGGCGAATACGACCTGATCGAAGACGTGCTGACGGCCAAGGCCGGCTATTCCCGCGTCTGGGCCGGTATTCCCCTTGCCGAGAACTTCATCATGAATCCCAACTGGGATTATGGCGACGGTCCCGATCCGGTTCGCTCGAACAATGCCAATCTCGGCCTTGCCGCGACATTCAACGATGTCACCATCGAAGGCAGCATCTTCCGCACGACTATCGATAATGCCAGAGCCCCTCGCTACGCCCTGCCGCTCGGCGTGCAACAGCGTGACGTGACATCGAAGGGCTTCGAAATCGGCGCCGGGTACAGCTGGGATGCAAGCTCGGTGAAGGTCAAATATGCCGATATCGACGTCGAGATCGACGGCCAGCCGGCGGATTCCGAGCTTGGCAGCTACCTTGCGGCACCCGCCGGGCAGATTATCACCCTCACGGCCATCCACACCTTCGTGGACCTGGGCGTGACCGTCGGTGCCGATGCGGAATTGGCGCTCGACGACGACAATGTCGCACCCGGAAGCCGGCCTTATGAAGGATATCAGGTGTTCAACGCGTTCCTCGAATACAAGCCACCGACCCGGCCGAACCTGACGCTGCGGGCCGACATCAAAAACGTCTTCGGCGAGAGATACGCCGACCGCGCCACCTACGGGCAGGAATTCGACACCGTAACCCCCCTCTACGAACAGGGCCGAGCCTTGATTCTCACCGCCAAGGCCACGTTCTAG
- a CDS encoding ABC transporter permease, producing MPEPKKAEWRKRITLPGVAAAAALVVLVCLSLLIGADTLSPTQLASDPEALELLMASRLPRTLAALLTGSALAIAGLIMQALVRNRFVEPSTAGTAQSAALGILLMTLVFPAASLGVKMIGATALALLGTSVFMATADRLPVTQPHLVPLFGLVYGGVIGAIVTFVGWQTDLLQFIDIWTNGEFSGVVRGRYEFLWGAGIMVVLSWWIADRLTVLSLGREASIGLGLDYAWTLRLGLLVVSVIAALTVSVVGIIPFVGLVVPNIVSRVIGDNLRASIPWTALSGALLVLGCDIVGRLIRYPYEIPVATVMGVVGALLFLKLMRLRPSHA from the coding sequence ATGCCAGAACCTAAGAAAGCGGAATGGCGCAAACGCATCACCTTGCCCGGAGTGGCCGCTGCCGCGGCTCTCGTCGTGCTGGTCTGTCTCAGCCTCCTCATCGGCGCAGATACCCTGTCGCCGACGCAGCTTGCGAGCGATCCTGAAGCGCTGGAACTGCTGATGGCCAGCCGCCTGCCGCGCACACTTGCAGCCCTTCTTACAGGCTCGGCGCTTGCCATTGCCGGGCTGATCATGCAGGCGCTGGTGCGCAACCGTTTCGTCGAACCCTCCACGGCCGGGACAGCGCAAAGCGCGGCGCTTGGCATCCTTCTGATGACGCTCGTGTTTCCCGCGGCCTCCCTCGGCGTCAAGATGATCGGCGCAACCGCGCTCGCTCTTCTCGGCACCTCCGTCTTCATGGCGACGGCCGACCGGCTGCCGGTCACGCAGCCGCATCTCGTGCCGCTGTTCGGCCTCGTCTATGGCGGCGTCATCGGCGCCATCGTCACCTTCGTCGGCTGGCAGACGGATCTCCTGCAGTTCATCGACATCTGGACGAATGGCGAGTTCTCCGGCGTCGTTCGCGGTCGCTACGAGTTTCTCTGGGGCGCCGGCATCATGGTCGTCCTCTCCTGGTGGATCGCCGACAGGCTCACCGTTCTGTCGCTCGGCCGGGAAGCCAGCATCGGCCTCGGGCTCGATTACGCCTGGACCCTGCGTCTCGGCCTTCTCGTCGTCTCCGTCATCGCCGCGCTCACAGTGTCCGTCGTCGGCATCATCCCCTTCGTCGGGCTCGTTGTGCCCAATATCGTCTCCCGCGTTATCGGCGACAATCTGCGCGCGTCGATTCCCTGGACGGCGCTGTCCGGAGCCTTGCTGGTGCTGGGCTGCGACATCGTCGGTCGGCTGATCCGCTACCCCTACGAGATCCCGGTCGCGACCGTCATGGGGGTCGTCGGCGCGCTCCTGTTTCTGAAGCTGATGCGCCTGCGTCCGTCCCATGCATAA